Sequence from the Paenibacillus riograndensis SBR5 genome:
CTGGTTAGCTGATTCGTTCAGGGGTTTTATTCTCTTGCTTTTCCGCCTTTTGAATCCGCAGCTTGAACAGCTTCACCAGATTTCGCCGGGTATGCTCTTCCTGACAGCTGTCCAATTTTTTAATGATGAACCGGTCAATGGACATGTCACTCGCTCCTTTTATTATTGGATTCTGTTGCAGCCGGAACGGAGAGGAAATCCTTTCCTTATTCCTTGTAACACCTATATAACCGGGTCCCTGCGACCTTAAACCCGGGCCAAAAACACAAAAATAACCTTGCGAAACCTGCGGTACTACATCTTGATCATTCAAAGTAAAAAACCTGCCCACTGCCCGGAGATATGGTAGCTGCGCAAAGAAAAGTACACCAGTGTCGAGCGGATAATTTTTTTATCCGACGGATATTTACAAACAAATAATTAAATGCTATATTAAATATAGTTAATAAATATTAGATACTTAAGGAGAAATCATAATGTCAAAAGTACTTTTCGTTAAGGCTAACAACCGCCCGGCAGATCAAGCAGTGAGTGTGCAGCTTTACAACACCTTCCTGGCAAGCTACAAGGAAACTCATCCGCAAGATGAAATTACAGAGCTTGATTTGTTCGCTGAACAGCTTCCTTACTATGACAACACATTGATTACCGGGATCTACAAAGCTGCTCAAGGGTACGAAGCTACCCCAGAAGAAGCTGCAGGCGCTGCTACAGTGAAGAAATATGTGGATCAATTCCTGGCCGCTGACAAAATAGTCTTTGCTTTCCCGCTGTGGAACATGACTGTTCCGGCTGTACTGCATACCTACATCGATTACTTGAGCCAGGCAGGCGTTACATTTAAGTACACTGCTGAAGGTCCGGTTGGACTGGTAACTGACAAAAAAGCAGTGATTCTGAATGCCAGAGGCGGCGTTTACTCCGAAGGTCCTGCTGCCAGTGCAGAAATGGCTGTTAACTTTGTGGCAGGCATGTTGAACTTCTGGGGCTTCAAAGAAACGACTCAGGTCATTATCGAAGGACACAACCAGAATCCGCAGCAGTCTGCAGAAATTATCGCCAAAGGCCTGGAACTGGCTAAAACTGCCGCTGCATCGTTCTAATTGCCAGAAGCGTTAAAAGTCCGGTTCTTTTTTAGACATCCGCACTTTTTACAGACATCTCCTTTTTACATCAGCCGGACTTTTATTTATATATAGTTTGGCAGAGTGCTTCTTTAAGAAGCTTCGCCGGACACAAGATAAGGGACACCCTGCAGTTCTAGGCTGCAGGGTGTCCCTTTCGATTTCCCTCAATATTCGTCCAGCTCATGCCGCCAGTTAGAGTTACGGGTACGTGAGCCCGCTGACTTTGTTGCAGCAGCAGTTTTCCGCTTTTGCTTCACCTCTTTGCTGCTCTGATACTGCAGTTCCCGCTGGGTTTTCCGGTAATTCAACAGCCGTTTCTCCTCCAGCTCTCCGCTGGCTACAGCCTCAAGTACAGCGCAGCCTTCTTCATGTTCATGCCTGCAATCACCGAAACGGCATTCGGCTGCCAATCTGGTGATGTCGCCGAAAGCAAGATCAAGTCCGCCTTCATCCTCCCATAACTGCAGCTCGCGCATTCCCGGAGTGTCCACAATGATGCCGCCATCCGGCAGAACAAACAGCTCCCGGTGGGTAGTCGTATGCCTGCCCCGGCTGTCATCCTCTCTTACATCCTGGGTTAGCTGAATTGTCTGGCCGCTGAGCCAGTTGACCATCGTTGATTTGCCGCAGCCTGAGGAACCGGTAAGGGCTACGGTCTGCCCTATGCCGATATACGGCAGCAGCTCTTCCCGCCCGTCGCCCAGCAATGCGCTGACCGCATGGATGGCTACACCGGGTGCCACCCGCTCCATCTCGGCGATTTTATGCTCGGCATCCGGGCACAAATCGGATTTGGTTAACAAAATCACCGGATTCGCCCCGCTGTTCCACGCCATGATCAGATACCGCTCCATCCGCCGGACATTGAAATCATCATTAAGTGCGCTGACCAGAAATAATGTATCCACATTGGAGGCAACAATCTGCTCCTCCAGAGTATTTCCGGCAACCTTTCGTGAAATCACGCTGTGCCGGGGCAGGACACCGTGAATGACCGCATGCTCCCCGCCATCCTGCAGCGCCAGAACCACCCAGTCCCCGACAGCCGGGTATTCTCCGGAGTCTGTCAGCGAATGTCTGAGTTTGCCGGCCAGTTCCCCCCATGTCTCCCCGTTCTCCGCCATGACCCGGTATTTGCTGCCAAAGTCGCCCACGATTCTTCCCGGAACATACCCCTTCCCTTCATTCCCTGTAAGCCTTTCATTCCACTTGCTTTGCCAATTCTTATTCCAGCCGTATTGTTCTATTGTCATTATTGCCTCCTGAATGGTTTAACTTTTTGAAATTTCCGCATTACAACCTGTCTGATTCTGATCCTGCTTCACGCATTTCCAGGAACATAAAAAGCCGCCGGAAATCCATTCCGGCGGCATCCCCTGCAGAACCTCTCTTCGGCCACAGGCAAAAGAAAAGCTTGCAGAACATATACGAAAAGTACGGCCTCTTCCCCATGGCGGGACAGGCCGGTAATTTCCGTGCGTGCACAGGTACAGCTATACCTTAGTGCTATATGCACACGCAAAAAAGCCGCCGGAACCGATACGGTTCCCGGCGGCTCTAAAAGGCAACATAGAGCTGGCCCGCTAAGCTGCAATTCCTACACTGCAGCCGCTGTTCCCGGAAGACACGTATCACAAGCAGTATTCAACGATAACGAAATAACCGTATAAACTGTCATATAACATCGTCTCCTTCCGAACTAATATGGTGTAATGATAAACGGAGCTGCATTATTTTGTCAACCTGCAAATCTCATCCGTCTATAAAATAGACTTCAGCTCATCCAGCTCATGGATGGTTTTCCACGGATGTGCATCCAGCTTTTCATCCCACGGATGGTTGCGCTTCAGCCATATCGTCTCCATGCCTGCCTTGGCTGCACCCCAGATATCATTTACCGGATGATCTCCGATAAACAATGTTTCCTCTGCCTTCGTCCCGAGGCGCTCAAGGGCAAGGCGGTAGATCTCCGGATCAGGCTTACTGATCCCGGCCTCCCCGGAGATGACGATGGCCTTGAAGTAACCCCGGAGCTTAAGCAGATCGATTTTGCCATACTGGATATCCTTCTTGCCGTTCGTGACCAGTCCAAGCGTATAGCCGCGCTCCCGGCAGTATTCCAGTATCTCTACGGCATGCTTCATAAGCGCTCCATGGGTGATATATGTTCTGTCGTAATAAGCCCGAATATCCGCAGCGGTCACTTTTTTCCTCCAGGGCAGCACATCGCTCAGTTCGGCAAAAAAACCATCCTTATCACGGTATCCGTCCGCATCTCTGACGATAATATCCTCCACGGTGCGCTCCGCCTCTTCCGGGTCCATATGCCCGAGGAAATCCTGTACGAACTTCCTGCTGAAGCTGCGGAAAGTGTGGTCGCGGTCCATTAATGTGTTGTCCAGATCGAACAGCAAAGCTTGTACTTCTTTCATTCCAAGTTCCCCTTATACCTGAATTTCATTCCGTATCCAGTCAGAAATCCATTGTACTATGGGGGAACACGCAAAGAAAAGACCATTCCGCAAAAAAGGCCACACACCTCCTTCTGCTGAACAGTCTGCAGTTTCAGAAATCAGGACTCAAAATACTCCGGCCGGTGCGTAAGCATCATTTCTTCCTCAGTAATATACAATGGAAAAGGCGGCGTCTCCTTCAAATACCGTTCCGTGGCCAGAAGCCGGTAATGTACCTCGGGCAGCCAGGCATCCTCAACAAGCGGAAGCTTGCCGGTATCGCTGATGTAGTTATCGACAGCCGATTGAACCAGGTCAAGATAATAAGGCACGAGCTTGTCGGACTCCTCAAATATCTCAAAGGTTTCGCGTGACATATAGAACTTTTGCTCAGGCACTCCGCCTAAGTAACGTTTGAGCCGGCTTAAGTCAATGCTTTTATCCTCCATAATCAGGGCCGTGCGGTTGATGGGAGCGGGCATATCTTCTTCAAATTGCCTTACAGCCTGTTTGATCTGCGGCAAGGTAACAGTAAGAGGGACAGTGGGCGAATTCTTCTTGGCGCGCTTGAATATCATACTGAAAGTCTCCTTTCGAAGTATATGTCAGACAACGCTTACAATTCCATTTTATTCGTTAATCAGACATTTAATCAGCTTGCCCGCCTTTTGTCACAAAAAATACCCAAATTTTAGATCATTATTTGACATTTTCCCAATGTGTCCACAACTCCGGCGGGTTCAGCTCATAGTGATCGTTCTCGCGGTACATGAATTGATGCATAATGAACTCGCGGCGAATGGTAGCATAATCCTCGTGAAAGGGCTTGATGAACTCATTGATTTCCTTCTCGGTGTAAACTACACCAGGCTCCAGCTTCTCGGCCATATATTGCAATGCGATCAGCTTCTTCTTATACTGTGAGGGAATCTGCCGCAGGTGGCCGTCCTTGGCAAAAAAATTACGCAACACGGATTCCTTCAGCCTTGCATCCGGAGACACTTCCTCCATCTCTTCCACTCCCTTAGCAAAAATAAATTTCAGCGATGCCTCTGAACCGGCCTGGATAAACTCGGGATTCAGCGCAAAATAAACCGTGTTCTTGTCCCTTCGCTCTTTGATGAGCGCAGCTTCCCGCAGTTTGGCGGCATGATGGGTAACCGTAGGCTGCGACAGATTCAGCTTCTCGGCCAGGGCCTGCCCGTGAACCTCCCCCTTGGACAGCAGCAGCAGAATCCGCAGACGCGTAGGGTCGGACAAGGCCTTGTGGTAATTGACAATTTTCTCAAGCTGCAACAGGGTCACTCTCCTAATAAATACAGGCAAATTTTATAAAATCAATAATTTAGATATATATCTAATTATATACCATCCAATGAACCTGAGCAAGCATATTCACCGGAATTGCCGGGAGGAATGGCGAAAATTTAATATTTAGGGTACGCTTTATAGTAAACGCAATTTATACTTCGGGAGGTTCATCGTTTTATGAAAGATGTCATCATTATCGGG
This genomic interval carries:
- a CDS encoding HAD family hydrolase, with translation MKEVQALLFDLDNTLMDRDHTFRSFSRKFVQDFLGHMDPEEAERTVEDIIVRDADGYRDKDGFFAELSDVLPWRKKVTAADIRAYYDRTYITHGALMKHAVEILEYCRERGYTLGLVTNGKKDIQYGKIDLLKLRGYFKAIVISGEAGISKPDPEIYRLALERLGTKAEETLFIGDHPVNDIWGAAKAGMETIWLKRNHPWDEKLDAHPWKTIHELDELKSIL
- a CDS encoding FMN-dependent NADH-azoreductase — translated: MSKVLFVKANNRPADQAVSVQLYNTFLASYKETHPQDEITELDLFAEQLPYYDNTLITGIYKAAQGYEATPEEAAGAATVKKYVDQFLAADKIVFAFPLWNMTVPAVLHTYIDYLSQAGVTFKYTAEGPVGLVTDKKAVILNARGGVYSEGPAASAEMAVNFVAGMLNFWGFKETTQVIIEGHNQNPQQSAEIIAKGLELAKTAAASF
- a CDS encoding DUF3939 domain-containing protein — its product is MIFKRAKKNSPTVPLTVTLPQIKQAVRQFEEDMPAPINRTALIMEDKSIDLSRLKRYLGGVPEQKFYMSRETFEIFEESDKLVPYYLDLVQSAVDNYISDTGKLPLVEDAWLPEVHYRLLATERYLKETPPFPLYITEEEMMLTHRPEYFES
- the rsgA gene encoding ribosome small subunit-dependent GTPase A, whose translation is MTIEQYGWNKNWQSKWNERLTGNEGKGYVPGRIVGDFGSKYRVMAENGETWGELAGKLRHSLTDSGEYPAVGDWVVLALQDGGEHAVIHGVLPRHSVISRKVAGNTLEEQIVASNVDTLFLVSALNDDFNVRRMERYLIMAWNSGANPVILLTKSDLCPDAEHKIAEMERVAPGVAIHAVSALLGDGREELLPYIGIGQTVALTGSSGCGKSTMVNWLSGQTIQLTQDVREDDSRGRHTTTHRELFVLPDGGIIVDTPGMRELQLWEDEGGLDLAFGDITRLAAECRFGDCRHEHEEGCAVLEAVASGELEEKRLLNYRKTQRELQYQSSKEVKQKRKTAAATKSAGSRTRNSNWRHELDEY
- a CDS encoding DUF2087 domain-containing protein; the protein is MQLEKIVNYHKALSDPTRLRILLLLSKGEVHGQALAEKLNLSQPTVTHHAAKLREAALIKERRDKNTVYFALNPEFIQAGSEASLKFIFAKGVEEMEEVSPDARLKESVLRNFFAKDGHLRQIPSQYKKKLIALQYMAEKLEPGVVYTEKEINEFIKPFHEDYATIRREFIMHQFMYRENDHYELNPPELWTHWENVK